The nucleotide window CAAGATTGCCTTTGTCTTTGAGGCCAGCAAAGGGTGACTGCATTGTACAGATCCTACCCACAACTGGCCAAGAAACATCGAAGTTCAAATAAGACCCAACTTGACATGCCTGGTGACCTTTTCCCTGATGGCTTTGCTGGTAAGGCAGTGCTTTGTGGTAAACACTCTGCTTTTCAGCTGTCCAGAGGCTTTCCAGGTGCTGAACCCAGCTGGGGGAGTTGTCTTATTACAGCTGATCACAGAGAGCTTTCAAACAGACCAAATCTGAGAGATCAAAGAGATCCTTCCCCCCAGCTTAGTTGTAACAAATGAGtcaagagaagggaaaatttaaCAGGGACTAAAAGGAGTGTAAAGTGCAACTTCCCTTGTATCCAAAAGCTGTGGATACAGTTTCTTTGTAAGTTAAAACTTTTATTCAATGTACAGTGATTCCCAGCTGTACAGGACATGATATATGCTATCCATTGTTAAGTGCTTCCAACAAAGATGCCAATCTAAGGTAAAGATACTGTGCAAATACCGCTATTAATCACGAACATAGTTTCTAAAACAATAACCACTAGGGTAAAAAACTGTgttctttaaataatttctagtAATTTCctaaatggaaaacaaaacttaaaaCTTAAAGGAAACTTAAAAATTCTGATGTTCCAAAGCCTTTTAGTTGTTACactttacatatatatttttttttaatactggaTGAATTTTATAAAGTAGATAAGCTTTTCTGTGCAATCTGTCTGAAAAAGATAATGAATGTCTTAGCTTTCAATATGCACAATTGTTTTAAAGAGACACACCTGGCTGACTGCTGATAAACTGAGgttgaaaaaaacaaaattcattaACCTAACAGAAGCCTAATCTGATGCATTTACAACAAGCATCGCCTCGTGAACTTACACGAGATGGAAATTTCAACCAAAATGAAGAAGCAATGAATAGTTGCTGCTTCAttcaaaatgaaacaatttttaaaatctcagacTCATGATTTCAGCTCATCCTTAGCTTTTGTGGGGGTCCCCCCTGAAAATGTATCCTTATCAAGGTTATCCTCTAGATCTGCTGATGTGTCATTTGAAGAATTCTCAGTGTTACATAAATCTTCCTCTATAATGCCTGGGTGATTTCCACAATCATTGTTCAGATTTTCATCATCATTTTTGGAATGAGAAGCATCCTCCTTTCTGTCTGAATTATCAttaatttcttctgattttGAAAGCTGACTGGTATCAGTGTCACTGTTCTTCTCACTGCTGTTCCGCCTAACAGCATCACAGTTCACTTCTTGTTCATCCTGAtcattttcttccccattttttgTCAATTCTACCTTTCtttcttcagttattttaaCAGCTGAGCTTCCACTTGCCGATGCATTCTTAGGCTCTTTCAGTTTCTTATGCTTAGAAATATGACTATTGGGAATAGAAACTGGTGATGCTggctttttatttgctttgcttCCCTCTGACTTCTGTTTTCTTGGGGGTCCCCAGATAAAATGCTCTGAGGGCATATAATGTTGCTGGGCAAATCTCAGCagtttcctcctttctcttcgGTCTCTAATAGTATACACAAAATATTCCAGAGCACTTTGCTTAATGTTGGGAATGGTATCTTCAACAAGAGCTTCATGCAGAATAAATTTTACCAGGGGAGATTTGAAACTCTCATATCCAAGTTCACCAAGACTTTTCAGAATTCGAGTGATTCTCAAGTAGTTATGTTGAGACCTTTGAAAGAAATAGGTAAAAAAACTCCAttgaatcaggaaaaaaaacaaccacttTACAAATACAGAACTGAGTCCTTTTTATCACTTCAGGTATGTACTTCAGATTCCTGTCTTTTAATTTCTCAAAGCTGCTGAAGCTTACTAGCACCTTCTTTGCTAGGGTGATGTGAGTGAAAATTAGTGTTTGTAAAAAGCACTGGGGGACAGgctaagagaaaataaaatcaaacatgTACcgatttttccttctgctgtatgagaagggcaacaaagcgCTGAAGGGTCTGGAACCTATAAGTCCTATGAGGAGTAGCTAAAGGTAATGAGATTGTTTATTCTGGAACaaaggctcaggggagaccttattaCTCTCTACAagtgcctgaaaggaggctgtggcAAGGGGAGGGGCTCAGTTTCTTGTCCAAGGTAagaagtgacaggacaaggggaaatggcctcaggctgCAGCAAGTCAAGGTTCAggttgaatattaggaaaaatttcatCCCCGAAAGAGTGGTTAAGCATTGAACAGGCTTCCCAGAAAAGTGGCGGAAACATCATCCCAGGAAGTTCCCAAACGATGAGCAGATCTGGCACTTAGTACTATGGTTTAGTTGATACAGTGGCATTAGGTCAAAGATTGGACTCAATTATCTCAAACCTTTTtcccaaccttaatgattctatgcTGGTCTGTTTCTGGGGAGAAAACCCAGTCTCTTTGTAAATGAAAGGGTTTGTATTGTATTTATAATGCAGCTACAGGACAGGGTACGTTGCACTTCACTCAAGGTATTTAAAAGCTGGGTCTCCAGGCTAGACTAGCACCTGCACTACTGATACAGtcagtgctgggggaaaaaCATCTGAAGGCACCTCTGAAGAGTAAGTCCCACTGTTGTAGGaaatatttaagagaaaattaaataattgtcTTCTGAAAGTGTTTGTGAAAAGGTCTTTCCCCTGTTAAGCACACCTTAGTATGCAGTAAAGCTTTTAAGTATGATTTTTAGATTAATAAAATTATGTAAAGAGAGTCTCAAATCCTGACTTAAAACTGCAGCTACTCACTGGAAagaacaggagagaaaacacaCAGTAACATTTAGGCTTCCTGAAAACCTGTTTTATCTGTGGCCTGAGTCTGAGCCCACACCCATATTGGCTCATATAATATTTAAGTAAAATTATTATCAAATTATTACCACTATTCACCTGGAATCCATTAGCATTGTACCTACAAGCTTTTGTCgtgacaggagaaaaaaatactgcaagaaaacaaatctgCAGCTCTAAGATCAGAGATATTAGGGAAGTGAGCACAAGATTTGAAAAAAGCTTTTGGTACAATTAATCTGTTTGAGACAAAATTCAGTGCAAACTTAGGATCCACACAATACCAATTAAAAGCAACTGAACATTGCTGAACATTGGGCCAAGGTTTGACATAATATATTTAAGCCTTTCCAGATCAgcatttcaattaaaatatttaaatactaaatatttcatgttttgaggagggagggaaatcTTGTTGCTTAACTTTCATAAAGGTGTGGAGAATTTGATCTTTCtcaaaaagaaatgtaaatacaaAGATAAGCCACTTGTTTTTTATCAAGTGAGAAGCAGCACTTTGGGATTGGGTGAAAACAAATTCAGTATCATGACAAATTAGTTTGGAGCTGGGATCTTCTTCAGCACCATCTAAAGCTGTATTTTCAAGGAATTCAATGATGTCAGTCCAACTGGTAATGGGTGAGAAGGACAATcaaaaaaaggggaagggaaggaggaacgTACAGAGAGAGGCACAAACCAGGCAAcaactatttatttttcccttttttttcatggcagtctttggaaaaaaaaatctttgcaaaacaaaaggaTAAAGAGATTCTATAGCAATTCTAGCAAGTGAAGTGCATGTCATTACTTACTCATTCAAATGCTGAAATCTTTCTTGCCAGTTAGCAGCTCGTGCTACGTTTCCAGTTTTATCAATTAGTTTTATTCCAAAAAACTCCAACATCATTTTGTAAGCCAAAAGGAATCTTCTAATtgcttcctttgttttcttgaatTCCTAATGGACAAAGAATATGTCCAAAATTCTAAGTGGCACTAAAGCAAGTACTTCTGCATTGTATAAGACAATTCTACATAACACAAAGCAGTTATGCATTAAAATTACTGTGATGGTTTGTATGGAGCTCAATTTGTATTACCTCAATTTCATATGTAGTTAATTCTTTAGCATAGAAGTTCAGACCTTGTTCCCTCAGTGGAAAAAGCCTGTTAAAAGAAGAAGTGCATTATGGCTTAGTATAAGAACACTTAAtcaaaataatgatttaaaataGGTTATAATTGACCAACCACTGTATGTAAGTGTGGTTATGCTCCAGTTTTTCATAGTCTCCTTTCCATTTATTTAGGACTTCTTCAATATAAACCcctgcaaaaaataatttgaaaaactATTAGGTAGCCATCAAAACCAGCATTCAGTTACATAAAGTATATGCATGTTACAATAATGATAGAACACCTACTTTAATTGTCTTTCACATACTATGTGAAATAAGGCCTATTGTGatgataaataaattaattttaaactaatttaGTTACTTAAACTTAGTTTAAAAATAAGGTACTTATAAAATGTCAATATAAACAAAAGTAACTGATTTATACTCGGTTCCTAACAAGTGAAGGTATGTGACAGCAACCTATGTAAAGTATATCCAAGAGTTCTCATGTCATTGATCTCTTTATCACACTGACTGGGAATCAAAAAACTTCTTCCATAAAATACTGCATTGTGAATCACCTGTCATTGCTTTTACAAGACAAAACTCTGCAgctatccatccatccatccatctgtaTATCCATCCAATCTTCACAGAACAAAGCCTAAACTCTCCCATACCAGGAATCTCTCCAGCTGCAAATACCATTATGATtgggaaatatttcttaattgtGGCTAAGCATCACACTGAGACTGTGTTCATGAAATTCAGTCACAGGCTAGGGCACTTTTCCAGGTACTACACAGATATACAAAGTACATAAAAAGGATGATCTTTGTTCCCAAAGCTGTACAATATCTTTCCATGAATAAGCACTGTGTTCATCTGTTTCTATTCTGAAGCCAACAACAGTTTTCTATTCTGAAACCAACAACAGCTGCACAGCATCTCCCAAAGTCGAACAGCATAGCAGCAgcctaaaaaacccaaagcccCACGTACATAGTAACCTACCATACATTTAAGATACCTCTTCACCtttcaaaagtgaaaatttCCATTTGGGTCTCAAAGGCAAAGGAGGACACATTTGATACTTCTATTCAAGAAGTGAAGAAAGCAGTCTAAGGGGCTGGTAAGTACCTAGGATTTCTAGTGTAGGCAAAGCCGGAAAAGGACCTTGGAAAGAAGACCTTCACCATCACTGCATTGTATCCAACCTATATTTCAAGTATTGGAAAGCTTGCTGCTCAGTCCCAGGGCAGAGAGACAAACAGGCCAGCTCTGATCCAGAATCACAAGCTAAATCTGTAGGTCATGGAACTTCATATCTAGTATTGCACTAGAAATGTTTTGGGATTTTCATCTCCAGAATTTCATTCTCCAGAATTTCAGTCCTTAATCTGCTACCTATGACTCCCTCTGAACACTCTCACAGATCCACAGACTGGGGTCAAAGTGGTGGTTACTCTTTTCCATTCTCAATACAAACTTCTGCATAACCAGAGCTCACAGCCAACAACACATCAGCCTCCATGGCTTATCATCTACCTTTGACATTATTAATTGTGGTTTTCTCCTAGAATACGAATAGAAATGTTGTTCCTTACAAATTTTGGGAGGGAAGCCCTCCTATAGCTTTCACAACTATCTCTTCTTGTAGCTAATCCTTGAACTGCTTCTTCATTTTGGACTTTAAAGGAGTTCTTCCCCACAACCTTTTCTGTCTCTTCGTTTTAGAGCCACCATATGGTCCCCAGGTTCACACAGACCTCAATGCCCTTCACTTTCCTTCTATATCTGTTCTCTGTGTAACATCTCCCAAATCTGCTGCTTCTTTATTGGCAGACTCACCTCTTCTTGCAGTGAAGCTAAAACTGACTAAAAGCATCTGCCTATGGGTATCTTGATAAAGCTCAAGTCAGTTACAGCAAAAGTCTTATCTTTCTTTCACAACCTGAGTTATTTTCTCACTTGCTAAGGGTATTACCACTATCTTGTCTATAACGGTTCTCATCTTCAACTTTCCTATATGTACATTTTTACAACCTTCTGTGTAACATTCCTTTCCAACAAGCTTCCTATCTGAACTCTCACAATTGcatttcaacttttttttttcctgaccttGAAAAGTGCTTTCTTGTCATGCTTACACCTACTCTGAATGTTGCTGAATGCAGTTACCCTGAATGCTGGAAAGATCATCTTTCTAGACTGTTACTTTTTTATACtgacccctttttttttttttctttgcattcttCCATTGTGAAACCCTGCTCTGTAACATCAAACAAAAACTATACATCTTTACTGCCAAAGCCTTTGTGACCTGTCCCTTACTTCCTTATCAGAACCCATTTGTTGCTATGAGACTGATCCTGCTTCCAACAGGATCCTGCATCAGAGAAAGCCTACACATCTCACTCCTTCTGCACTCCAGCGTGCACTTCACTATTTCCTACCAAGCTGCTCTCACACTGAGACGATCTTTCTGCAAATATCTTCAAAGTAACCTTGTcattattcttttaaaactcCGAAAAACTTACTTCTGGTCTTCAGTTTGGTATTTTttggttgtgggtttttgtttgtttttgttttttgttttttgtttttttttttttgctaatggCCAAGCTCTCTTGCGCTGAGACTCCTCTCTCACCCTTACCAAGATTACTTTACTGcttcctcctgcttcccaaTCTGTCTGCTCTCCTATTATCTCTCATATGTAGACTGCAAACTCTCTAGAGTAGGGATTGTCATCTTTCAGCTTCTCCAGTGTTTGTGCAGAATGCTGCATACAAGGTTCCTGTTCCACTACCAGAACCACTAGGGACACTGAGAAATGgctttattattgttattacaATAGTCTCACACAAGATTAgagcacatttttttccccttacacTGTTCTAGGGATAACACCCATAGATTGCTGCCACTCCTACTCAAACAGCAAGTTTGTGCAATACAGTGGAAGAACTTTATCTTTGTTtaataaaaggtaaaaaacaGTGGTATTAACAACGCCTTGCAGTACTTCATGCTGATAATCTCTAAGAAAAGCACCACATTCCTAGAGTGAAAGCTAGTTCTGTTTTAAGCACAAACTGCTCTCATGTTATCAATGTGCTACTCCAACATGGGAGGTTCATGTTCTacaatatattattataaacAATTAATTTGCCTCAGTTATCACCACTGTTTCAATTTGTTACTATCATTAGTGAGAATTCTTTTGTTATCACCGTTATTGTTGCAGATTACTCACCATCAGGtttaaatgggattttatttttgtaaaaccGGAGATTGCACAAGTCATTTTGATACCGAAGATCTTTAAAGTTCTgctaaaagaaaggaaataggACATTATCAGCCTATAAACATCAACCAAGACTATCCAGAAAGTAACATTGGGCTCTTTGAATAATTTAAGGTCAAAAAATTTCAGAGTTTTAGCAAGCACAGAGTTCCACTCATGCACCTAAAGACTCAGTTTAAGGATCTGAAAGTTTTTTCTGGCTGGTGCCTTCTCCTACTGAGGCAGCAGCAAGCATAGCAGCACCCTCCCTTCAGTCTCAAGGAACTTGAGAGACAAACAATCAGTCAGGCAAACTCTATAACCTACCATCTTTGATATTCAAGGTACAAGCATTTTCCTGGGCTCCTACTACAGTTCCCAGGTTTACACATGTTATGTGTTTGCATGTTTGCCCAGGATAAAAAGACACTGCTTCTCCCCCACTCACATATATTGTATCAGTTTTTTGGTTCCCATTTCTTGTACTTATTGGACAACACAAAGGTTTAAGATTGTTTTTTACTGAAAAGGCAATTTTAAACcataaaatattcttactgGATACTGGTGTCGGTACTTGTATAAATCTCTTGCTGCATAGAAGCTTCTCTTTGGCTTGGCTGTCAGCTCAGTTCCATCACTACTCTGAAACAGTTAGAAAGCAGATATTCATCTTACAAAGATCTTCTAAATAGCATATTtgtataatattaaaataattacttttcatTACAGATTTCAACAATGTAAACAAACATAAGTGccaataaacaaacaaacatgtaaacaaacaaatatgTATTTGACTACTGTTTGgtcaaacactgaaaatttccCTGCTCAATactttacatattttaaaactaagtaaaaaattaaaacagaagagCAAGACTAGGAATTTTCCTTCCAATTAGGctgaatttgaaataaatcaGCAGTCTGATTGTCATTTCCAAATGCAAGACTTCAAAGTAATCTGGCAAGTGCTAATACAAGATAAAATAAGTAACTGAACTTGAAAATGCAGAGACACCACAAATTTTGAGGAGAAAATCATACTatttccaaaaacaaaaacaaaaacaaaaaaaaaaaaaaaaaaaaaaagaaaaaagaaaatattaaaaagaaaaaagaagtcatGTGTACATAGACTGAATTGCTATTACTGCACCCTGTGGGAGAAAATGAACAGTTACTAAAAAAATTTCATTCTACTCTTTGCAACACACGTGTAATAGTTTAAAGTCAAGCTTCAAACAAGAAGTTCTCTGGGACTGCACTGGGCATTTGCCGTTCTTATTGCCCATCCCATGGCTTATCAACTGCACTTTAATGACAAACAAGCAAATATGTCCATTCCTCCTTTCACAGGACCAGCTCTGACCATACCTGCAGACAAAACACACTTGCTTGGACAAGAAACACTCCTTGACACTTGGTTATCTGGCACTACTATCACCATAGAACAAGCAGAAAGGGGAAAGACGCTTAGGCTTACTTAATTTTGTATGGTCTCTGAACCAAAACACGATGTATCTAGCAACCTAAAAAAAAgacccagctgctcctccctaCATGGTATTCTAactcaaataaaattattgccAAAAGAacactttatttctttaagCTCGGCATTTACAAAGCTTCCTAAAGAAGACAAACTCGCTCTGAAAATTCGTCACACCCACCGAGGAGTGGTGCCACATAGGCtcaaatattcagatttttatcCCGTTTAATGAAGAGGCCAGGATAAATGctccatttaatttaaaacacagccttccctggaaacagcagcagcgTTAGATAGGCACCAAGGCCTCGTTTTTCTCCCAGTAATGCcaggggaggggtggggagagATAAAAGCGGCCCGTCCTTAGTGGAGACGCAGCGCTGGGTGATCCCCAGCTCCGGGCGCGGGCAGGTGCCGCCGGCAGAGCCCGGCCCGCCAGTGCCGCAGAGCAGCGGAGCGGGGCTGCCCGGACCCGGCTCCGCTCGGCTGGGCTCGGgtgccccggccccgctcggcccgCGGGCAGCGCAGGGCAGGGCGAGGCGGGGCCCGTCCGGCGCTGCCGGTACCTGCTCGGGGCTGGCGGCGTCCGCCTCCGCCCGCTCCGCGTCCTCCTGcgccggcggggccggcggcggctcccggggcCGGCAGTCGGCGGCGGGCGGCTCGGGCGGCTCTTCCCCGCCTCCCGCGGCGGAGCACACCCCCTCCTGCCGCCGCGGCTCCGCCGCCTCGGGCTCCGAGTCGGTCTCCCAGGTGGAGTCGCAGTCCTCCACCGTGGTGGGCTCCTTGAAGCTGACCCCGCTCAGCAGGCTGCCCATGGGCCCGGAGGCCGCGGAGGCCGAGGGCTGGGAGCGGCCGCGGGCTGCCTACGGCTGCGGCatggcggggcggggcggcggggccggggctgctccccgcccggccccaGCCCACGGACACGCGCGGGGCGGAGCTGGAGCCGCCGGGACTTCCACAAGAAACACGCGCCCGGCCCTGGCGGCGGGCACAGCAGCGGGCACAGCCGGCCCTGGCACCGCGGGGTCGGGCGGGGGCTCGGGGCCCGCCCCGGCACCGGGCAGGCCGTGCTCGAGGGACAGTGCGAGCCTCCCCTCTGAGGAGCTGCGGGCGTTTCACTACCCGGAGGCGACCTGAAGGCTTCACTTCCCTGCCCCCTGAAGGCTTGTGAGAAAAGCGAGTGGTGCGGGTGTTCATCGAGAAGAGGGGGTTTGGCggctgccccagagcagtgGTCTGGGGACATGTTTGAGTGACAGAAGTGTCGTGCCGCCTGCAGTGTCAAGCTCCGCTGTCCCCTGGGCACGGCAGCGGTTGGGGTGAGGTAGACCCAAGGAATACACAGGTACTAGGAATGCGCAATGGAGGGGGCAATACTGTGGTACTGCCAAAACTGGCTGCTTGTAAACTTCCTGTGAGTTTGGGGATGAAACTGAGTTCAAGGACCAATTTAAAAGGGCAGTGACCGCGTATTTTGTATTTGGCTAGTACATGCCTTTCGGACAGAAACACTGCCAGGAGTGAAGACCTGATGAGTTGACAGCTTAGCACATTGTTCCAGTGCCTACTCTCACCCTCATGCCTAAAAATGTGTCATCATTTCTAACCAGGGTTGGTAGGCTTCAGGTCACACTCAGGGATTTCTGCCTTCTCCTTAAAGGCAGTTCTGTGGTGTCTGCTGACTGCTCCTAAAGATGTGTATTATCATCAAGCCATCTAAGTTCTCTTCTTGGTGAACTAAACGGGCTGAGCTTCTTCAGCCTCTCACCATAAATTCTCTTTAACATTCCCTCGCTTCAAGTTGTACCTTTTCTGTCTCCTGTGCTGAATGTTTTAGGATCTGTTTCAAGGGCAGCTACCAACAATTTAACTGGATGTCGGGGTCATCAGAGGTGATTTAATCTATATATTCTTGTTTCCCTATCCACTCTGTATAAACTGAAAGATCATTTTAAGTCAGGTTGCTACAGTGTCATGCTTAGATGCACTCATGTCATTCATGAACATAACCCTCCTTCAGGTTCATTTGAAGCATGTTAGCTGCACGCACTgacaccaaacacaaaaaattactGAGGATGCCCTGGTTTGGCAGACCTTGTTTCAGGCAAGTGTATTTGCAGTAGCAGCTCACCTAGATACAGTCACAGCTGCATGGCTGAGCGTGAGCCTGTCATACAGCCCAGTCTaccctgctgcctcccaccaTCACCTGCCTTGGCCAAGACATTTCTCCTCCTGTGCTCTTCATGGAGATCAGTGAAGCCCACTCAGCCTTTCCAATATCCTTTAGTCACCATCATGCCAGCTGCTTCCCTCTTCAGGATCCAGCTACTCCCACTCAGTCCAAGATCAAAGCCAGTGGCCCAAGCCAAGACATCCATCCcctccacccccagccctgtaGGTTTTCAAGGTCTACTGGAACTTTTTTGATATGTGATATTAAGCAATGCATATAGCATACAGGAAAGTTATCTCATTTTTGCCAGTGgacaaaattttaataaagaataaaaaaatccccatcaAGCAAGCACAAGAAAGTTATAACAGGGCAACCAGACTAGATGCTAGGGCTACAGCTGGGGGAACAGTCTTTTAAAACACTCAAGCTTATGTATAATTTTGGAGAGTTCCCTATTCTTTGACCTCATTTGGGAGAAAGGATTTCTTTCCTGCTTCCACAGTATCTCCTCTCATAGCATAGTTTGAAAGAACTGACTTAAGAGATTCTGGTGTctggaatatatttttcttgacTATGTGCTGGCAAGCTACGTCCATTGGCCAACATCTACTGGCCCAGCAGAGACCAGTTCTGCTTCCTCTCCCCTGCTACAGCATTTGTCAATGTTCCCTCACTGGGATTGAGTTTGTACTATGGACAGTGGGGCCTCAAAAGTATGCCTTGCACATGCATCAAAAATCAGGGGAAGGTTTTGATGACATTCAGTTTGCACGGTAATTAATCTCACGAACTGAAGATCTTCCTGCAAGAAAGCTCAATTTCTTGTGCAAATAACTGCACCTTATTATAGAAAGCTCAGTTTTACCTGAAGAGAAAGGCTGTCAGCCAAGTCTTAAAGCTGTCAACCAAATTTCATAATAGAATTTTAggtggatttttaaaagatcTGGATCTCAGAGCTCTGATAAGAACTGGGAGTCAAATGAACCGGTGGGAGAGCTCACCAAGCCACTTTCCATCATTTACCATCAGTCCTGGTTAACTAGGGAGGTCCCAGTTGACTGGAGATTAGTAAATATTATGTCCACCGACAAGATGGGTGTCTTGGGGTGATTTTATAATGAATAGTCTATTCCCTTATCATCTGCTGTATGCCCAGAAATGGTTGCTGTAGATTTAAGGCAGATCAAGGGGAGGGGAGATTTCAAAGGCTCACTCCCCAAGCATCCCTGGTGCCAATGTGGAttgtatccttttttttttttttttttttttttttttgcttagctAGCTTGGTTTTTGTTAGCTTAggcaggaagattttttttttttttttaatttttttttttttttttactttcctcaGCCTtggagaggctgctgcagcaatCATTGGGTGgctttttttccaaagtgaaCTGTACAGTTTGGTTTTGGTCTGAGGTCCGAGAGAACCAGCATGAGAAGAATTGCCTGGGGGCTGCTCCATCTCGGCCCCAGACCTTGGAAAAGCCGGGCCAGTGAGAGAAAGGACACCAAATCCACCTGCTGTGAAGAGGGGACCAACAGCATCTGttttgctggagctgctgtgtggaCATTTTGTTTTGGCTGTTTTTCTCCTTGAGATGGGAGCTggcaccattttttttctccccaccaGGTTGCCAGccatggtggttt belongs to Oenanthe melanoleuca isolate GR-GAL-2019-014 chromosome 3, OMel1.0, whole genome shotgun sequence and includes:
- the OGFRL1 gene encoding opioid growth factor receptor-like protein 1 isoform X3 codes for the protein MKGTEVGSADIQESSDGTELTAKPKRSFYAARDLYKYRHQYPQNFKDLRYQNDLCNLRFYKNKIPFKPDGVYIEEVLNKWKGDYEKLEHNHTYIQWLFPLREQGLNFYAKELTTYEIEEFKKTKEAIRRFLLAYKMMLEFFGIKLIDKTGNVARAANWQERFQHLNESQHNYLRITRILKSLGELGYESFKSPLVKFILHEALVEDTIPNIKQSALEYFVYTIRDRRERRKLLRFAQQHYMPSEHFIWGPPRKQKSEGSKANKKPASPVSIPNSHISKHKKLKEPKNASASGSSAVKITEERKVELTKNGEENDQDEQEVNCDAVRRNSSEKNSDTDTSQLSKSEEINDNSDRKEDASHSKNDDENLNNDCGNHPGIIEEDLCNTENSSNDTSADLEDNLDKDTFSGGTPTKAKDELKS
- the OGFRL1 gene encoding opioid growth factor receptor-like protein 1 isoform X1, yielding MGSLLSGVSFKEPTTVEDCDSTWETDSEPEAAEPRRQEGVCSAAGGGEEPPEPPAADCRPREPPPAPPAQEDAERAEADAASPEQSSDGTELTAKPKRSFYAARDLYKYRHQYPQNFKDLRYQNDLCNLRFYKNKIPFKPDGVYIEEVLNKWKGDYEKLEHNHTYIQWLFPLREQGLNFYAKELTTYEIEEFKKTKEAIRRFLLAYKMMLEFFGIKLIDKTGNVARAANWQERFQHLNESQHNYLRITRILKSLGELGYESFKSPLVKFILHEALVEDTIPNIKQSALEYFVYTIRDRRERRKLLRFAQQHYMPSEHFIWGPPRKQKSEGSKANKKPASPVSIPNSHISKHKKLKEPKNASASGSSAVKITEERKVELTKNGEENDQDEQEVNCDAVRRNSSEKNSDTDTSQLSKSEEINDNSDRKEDASHSKNDDENLNNDCGNHPGIIEEDLCNTENSSNDTSADLEDNLDKDTFSGGTPTKAKDELKS
- the OGFRL1 gene encoding opioid growth factor receptor-like protein 1 isoform X2, with the protein product MGSLLSGVSFKEPTTVEDCDSTWETDSEPEAAEPRRQEGVCSAAGGGEEPPEPPAADCRPREPPPAPPAQEDAERAEADAASPEQSSDGTELTAKPKRSFYAARDLYKYRHQYPNFKDLRYQNDLCNLRFYKNKIPFKPDGVYIEEVLNKWKGDYEKLEHNHTYIQWLFPLREQGLNFYAKELTTYEIEEFKKTKEAIRRFLLAYKMMLEFFGIKLIDKTGNVARAANWQERFQHLNESQHNYLRITRILKSLGELGYESFKSPLVKFILHEALVEDTIPNIKQSALEYFVYTIRDRRERRKLLRFAQQHYMPSEHFIWGPPRKQKSEGSKANKKPASPVSIPNSHISKHKKLKEPKNASASGSSAVKITEERKVELTKNGEENDQDEQEVNCDAVRRNSSEKNSDTDTSQLSKSEEINDNSDRKEDASHSKNDDENLNNDCGNHPGIIEEDLCNTENSSNDTSADLEDNLDKDTFSGGTPTKAKDELKS
- the OGFRL1 gene encoding opioid growth factor receptor-like protein 1 isoform X5, whose product is MWHHSSSSDGTELTAKPKRSFYAARDLYKYRHQYPNFKDLRYQNDLCNLRFYKNKIPFKPDGVYIEEVLNKWKGDYEKLEHNHTYIQWLFPLREQGLNFYAKELTTYEIEEFKKTKEAIRRFLLAYKMMLEFFGIKLIDKTGNVARAANWQERFQHLNESQHNYLRITRILKSLGELGYESFKSPLVKFILHEALVEDTIPNIKQSALEYFVYTIRDRRERRKLLRFAQQHYMPSEHFIWGPPRKQKSEGSKANKKPASPVSIPNSHISKHKKLKEPKNASASGSSAVKITEERKVELTKNGEENDQDEQEVNCDAVRRNSSEKNSDTDTSQLSKSEEINDNSDRKEDASHSKNDDENLNNDCGNHPGIIEEDLCNTENSSNDTSADLEDNLDKDTFSGGTPTKAKDELKS
- the OGFRL1 gene encoding opioid growth factor receptor-like protein 1 isoform X4 → MWHHSSSSDGTELTAKPKRSFYAARDLYKYRHQYPQNFKDLRYQNDLCNLRFYKNKIPFKPDGVYIEEVLNKWKGDYEKLEHNHTYIQWLFPLREQGLNFYAKELTTYEIEEFKKTKEAIRRFLLAYKMMLEFFGIKLIDKTGNVARAANWQERFQHLNESQHNYLRITRILKSLGELGYESFKSPLVKFILHEALVEDTIPNIKQSALEYFVYTIRDRRERRKLLRFAQQHYMPSEHFIWGPPRKQKSEGSKANKKPASPVSIPNSHISKHKKLKEPKNASASGSSAVKITEERKVELTKNGEENDQDEQEVNCDAVRRNSSEKNSDTDTSQLSKSEEINDNSDRKEDASHSKNDDENLNNDCGNHPGIIEEDLCNTENSSNDTSADLEDNLDKDTFSGGTPTKAKDELKS